Genomic window (Dehalococcoidia bacterium):
GTCGGCCTTCTTGTTCGTGATAACTGTGGCGATTCATGGGTCGGTGCAGTCCCTGGTGTAGCCGCAGTTACGGCAGATGATCTTGCAATGAAGCTCGATTGCAGGGCCGCCGCAAAGGTCGCAGACGACCGGCGCCTTTGGAGGAGGCGCGTGTCCGGAACCCGCCGGGTTCCCGCTAGGGCGTGTGGGGTCCATCTCCAGAGCTTGAAGGGCTGCTTATCGTGGGCGGCGTTGCCAGGGGCGGAACGTCGCCGACGCTGGACGGCGATTCCGGCAGGCGGATGACGCGCTCCGGCGCGGGCGGCGGAGCCGACGCGGACGGGGCTGTGTCGTGAGGCGTCGGTTGTCCCTTCTCCTGAAACAGCATGTCCAGGCTCTTGCGCATGGCGCGGGTGTTCTCCTCCATATCCAGGAACAGCCGGATGAAGTCGGCGTAGAGATACAGCAGGACAAAGGCCCCGACTCCATAGAGGACAAAGAGGAAGAATCCGAGCAGCCCGGCCTCGCGGAACTGGGGGAAAGGAGCGCCCGCGGCTGTGGCCAGCACGACCAGCGCCCCAAGACCGAAGCCCACAAGGGCAACCCACGCCAGCACTTTCAGGAGGCCGGCGATGAAGCGCAGCATGCCGTAGCGCTTTTTCACATGTCCGCTCTCAGTCATTGTGTTTGCTCCTGTCCAAGCTACGCCCGCGTTGTTGCTCCCGCCTCACGCGCTATCCCGCTCCCATGGCCTCCCGGGCCAGGCGGACGCAGCGCTCCACGTCGTAGTCGCGCAGGGCGACGATCTGCTGGGCGGCCATGGACCCTTCGCCGTGCAGCGTGACGACGTAGTTGTAGCCGCCGAAATCGCTGGCCGTGTAGTCGCGGATGAGGCTCATGACCTGCAGGCGCTCCCGTCCGCTGGCGCCCTTGCGCCCCGCCAGGTACTTCTCCACGTACTTGCCGATCTCCTTGCTTTTCAGGTCGGCCTCCGACGGCGCGGTGATTGCCAAGCCGCCCGCGATGTCCTGCACGATCTTGGCCACCTCATGGAAGTTGTTGGCGAAGTGGAACTTGCCCGCGTTCGTGTAGATTGGATTGGGCATCATGATGCCGGAGGGAGTCATGATAGCCTCGTACGCGGCCATCTTGCGGCAGGCGCGCACGATCTCCGTGTACATCACCAGTCGGGACAGCTTCTCGCGGATGTGGCCTTCGTTGCGCACGCCGTTGAGGTCCGCGGCCAGCGCCGCTGCGCCCAGCAGCAGGTCGGCGGAGGGCGGCTTGTAGGAGACGGCCGTGTGGCGGTGGAAGGTGGCGAAGGTGTTGGCGAGCGCCCCGGCGAACTGCCATTCGCCCGCCATGAACACGCGCTCGTTGGGCACGAACACGTCGTCGAAAACCGTAATGGTCTCCGTCTCGATGTGTGTCCGGCTGACGGGGAAGTCAAAGACGGCGTGCTCCGGACCGGGCATGGGGCGGCATATGAGCGTCACGCCCTTCGCGTTCACGGGAACGGCGCAGGCGAGGGCGTAGTCGGCGTCCGCCTCCGTCATGGCGCGCGTGGGCAGGAGGAAGATCTCGTTGGCCTGCGGCGCCGCCGTGGTGTGTGCCTTGGCTCCCCGGATGACGATGCCGTCCTTGCGGCGCTTGACGACGCGCACGTACATGTCGGGGTCAGGCTGCTCGTGGGGGCGCAGGCTGCGGTCGCCCTTGACGTCGGTCTGGGCCGTCGCCAGGGAGAGGTCGTTCTCCCGGCAGTAGGAGAAGAATTTCTGCACACGTTTGTTGTACGAAGTCTTCAGGGCCTTGTCCATGTCCCGGCTGACCACCAACAGGGCGAGGAGGGCGTCCGTGCCGACGGCCTTGAGCAGGTCCAGCACGCTCTTGTTGGCGGCGGTGTGCGCCTCGATGAGATTGCCGCGCTGAAGCAGCTCCTGGGACGTTGTCGGAATCATGAAGTAGCGGCTGACGGCCTTGCCCGTCTCCGGCGACGGGAAAGTGAACAGGTCCTTCAGCTTGCGGTCGCGGTTGAGGCGGTAGAGGTTTGCGGCGTGCTCGGTGCAGACGGAGAGGACGGGATGCGTGACCACGTCCCGTACTCGCTTGCCACCGATGTAGACGCGGCGGTCGTCACGGAGGCTCGCCTTGAACTGCTCGGGAGTGCGGAGAGGCATGGGGACCTCCTGCGGTAAGAGTTGGGGTCAGGCCTGCCTCAGTTTACACGACGGCGGCGAAAGCGCAAGACGCGCGAAAAAGAAGCGCGCCCGGCACTCAGTCCGGGCGCGCTTGCGATTGCCGAAGGCCGGAATTACTTGTCTATCCACATCGCCGCGGTATCACCCCAGGCGCGGTACTGGCTGGGCGTCAGGCCCTTGACCCACTTTTGCTGCGGCAGATAGGCGTCACGGACGTGGAGCCACACTTGGGGATACAGGCTCCAGAGCCGTTCCTGGGCCTGCATTACGATCTGCTTGCGCTTCGTGACGTCAAGCGTCTGGCGCTGCTGCTCCAGCAGCTTGTCCAGCGCCGGGTCGCTCAGCCTCTGGTAGTTGCGTCCTCCGGTGCTGTGGTGACGCGTGTAGAGCTGGCCGTCGGGCTCGTCCGGCGCGGAGGTGGCGCGGGCGCGGAACAGGAAGGTGCTGTTGTTGTCCTGCTCGTAGAACTGCGCCTGGTCCACCATCTTGATGGTGATGTCCATGTAGATTTTCTGGAGCTGGGACTTGCCCACTTCCATGTTGGTCAGGTTGATGAACGTGAAGCACTGGCAGCCCTCGGCCGTCACCTTGAGAGGCTTGTCCGGGCCATAGCCCGCCTCGCGCATGAGCTTCTGGGCCTCGGCAAGATCAGCCTGGCCCTCCGGCGTGGTCTTGGTGCGGTAGCCCTCGCGCTTCATCAGCTCCTGCTCTGACCACGTCCAGCCGGGGAAGGAGCGCCAGGACAGGGGGCCACTGATGTGACCACCGCCACCCAGGTTCACCTTCAGGAACTCCTCGCGGTCGGCGGCTAGGAACATGGCCTTACGGATGCGGATA
Coding sequences:
- a CDS encoding ABC transporter substrate-binding protein — translated: RKGVKFQNKPPANGREFTAKDAVWNLERIRRPGASYIWKSNLTEVDKIEAVDDYTVKITMKSVFAPILFYLRGNYTSGMTMLNKEMEDQKGEDAYKELTNAIGVGPFMVDKWVPGVSGRAVRNPTYYRPGLPYLDAVDYTNVPDSATVIAAFRTGAADYAMNSSAFYSLPQKQQLERGGTQLVFTARADPYPLTLSPNVNKEPFTDIRIRKAMFLAADREEFLKVNLGGGGHISGPLSWRSFPGWTWSEQELMKREGYRTKTTPEGQADLAEAQKLMREAGYGPDKPLKVTAEGCQCFTFINLTNMEVGKSQLQKIYMDITIKMVDQAQFYEQDNNSTFLFRARATSAPDEPDGQLYTRHHSTGGRNYQRLSDPALDKLLEQQRQTLDVTKRKQIVMQAQERLWSLYPQVWLHVRDAYLPQQKWVKGLTPSQYRAWGDTAAMWIDK
- a CDS encoding 4-hydroxyphenylacetate 3-hydroxylase N-terminal domain-containing protein encodes the protein MPLRTPEQFKASLRDDRRVYIGGKRVRDVVTHPVLSVCTEHAANLYRLNRDRKLKDLFTFPSPETGKAVSRYFMIPTTSQELLQRGNLIEAHTAANKSVLDLLKAVGTDALLALLVVSRDMDKALKTSYNKRVQKFFSYCRENDLSLATAQTDVKGDRSLRPHEQPDPDMYVRVVKRRKDGIVIRGAKAHTTAAPQANEIFLLPTRAMTEADADYALACAVPVNAKGVTLICRPMPGPEHAVFDFPVSRTHIETETITVFDDVFVPNERVFMAGEWQFAGALANTFATFHRHTAVSYKPPSADLLLGAAALAADLNGVRNEGHIREKLSRLVMYTEIVRACRKMAAYEAIMTPSGIMMPNPIYTNAGKFHFANNFHEVAKIVQDIAGGLAITAPSEADLKSKEIGKYVEKYLAGRKGASGRERLQVMSLIRDYTASDFGGYNYVVTLHGEGSMAAQQIVALRDYDVERCVRLAREAMGAG